From the Papaver somniferum cultivar HN1 chromosome 2, ASM357369v1, whole genome shotgun sequence genome, the window CTTCTGTTCTCTGTTATCTACTATTTTCTTCTCTCTAATTTCCGAATCTTGGTAACAAATTGTACTAAGAATAGTACATTTGGCATTATAGACGTTctgtttttcaatcatgggtactAGTAACTACACATTCAAAGAATTATCGGATTTTCATAGACAAGATCAACAAAAACTTATCGATCTAGACATTAAAGCAACAAATATGAATCAAAAGATAGATCAACACACAACCAGTATGCAAGAGATAAAGGGTAATCTTCAAACCTGTCAAGAACAGTCGTGTAACAAGTTTAAGCTGTTGTCCAGTCAATTAGTAGAATTAATTCAAGCTTCTAGATCTACACAACACCACCATGGGATCCAGGAATTTTGGTACACCTGGGTTTATACCATAGGAAGTCATAACCACTTGGGTCAGACATTCACAGGAGAAACATCTTATACTTATCAAAAACGCACTCCAAAGCTTGATTTTTCTAGATTTGATGGGGAGAATCTTCGTGGTAGGGTGCAGAAGAGTGAAAGGTATTTTCAAATCCACAACACAGACGAGAATCAGAAGGTCAGTGTTACTTCCATATACTTAGAAGTAAGGCTGATAAATGGTTTCTTAATTTTCAATGTGGAAAAACTTTTCTGTCTTGGAAAGATTTGGCAGATGGTGTTTGTGCTAGATTCGAAAATCCAGTTGATGATAATTAATTATATTGGGAGTTTTAATAATTTATTCCAAGTTGTCACTGTACAAGAATATTTTGAATAGTTTGAATATCTTAAGGTTCTTATCCCGAGTAACAACCCTCATTTAACTGAACAATATTTTATAATGAGTTTCATCAGTGGGTTGAAGGCTGAGATCAGAAACTCTGTATTAATGTTCCATCCCTCTACAATGTTACAAGCTTTCTCTCTAACTAGGATGTGATCagtgcctaataatgcatatttcaaTATCATTTTGTTGTATTTTATCACATCTCAAGTGCTATAATGTTCTATTTTAAGTCAAATTATTCATTTTGTGTCTCAAGGTAGTAATTACCTTGTTTGTTGTATGAATTGATAACTCATCTTTGTTTGTAATTGTAGGCGAGTACAAATAATATGGCTGGCATTGTCGAGAATGGAATGGCGCACCTTGAAGCATGATATCTGTGAGCAAAAGTGAAAACATATGTATCATTGGTTTAAAAAAATCAAGGTAGCATAGAACGGTGgcttagaagtggaagaaaactgAAGTGTTAAACGTGGAATGTAACTAATAGGCCAAAGTACAAGTTGATGTGTTGTTAGTCATGGTTTAGAGAAAGGAAGCCTAATGTTTATGCCTAAAATAGGTAATCATGTCCAACACTCTAGTCCATCCTCTATCACTCTTCCCATTTCCTTTTCCAAGACCAGAaccaaaaattcttcttctttcttaatCTACAGCAGTCTAACAAGATTAAATACAGAAAATAATTGATTCTACTTAAGATAAAACAACTAGATCAAAACGTTCCACCCGACAACTTTACCCATACCTCTTATCTTCTGTATACCAAACCATCACCGACCGCTTTCTTTTTCTCTACCCATTATCATTTCACATCAAAACCAGACAACTCTAATGCCCTTTTTTTTACTCATTTTTCGTTATCATCCCATCTAGTCTATGATTTGAACGATGATAGGGAGTCTATGAAGAACACACAATACCAGGGTTTGTCTAATTTCCAGTCTAAAATCTGAATTCCTTGTAACACCTACATCATCAGACCGTTTGTGAGGGAAATAGGGTGGTTGTGCATCAATGGTGAGTTTCAgaaacatcaaatccctaattttctgattgtacttaatttatataaaaaaaaaggggaTTGATTATGGGAAGAAGTCTTGTATAATGAAGGGAGGCTGTTGTATTTGAAAGAAAACCCGGAGTAGCCAGTGCAACATGCAGTagtagtttaggtttaatttcagtttgtaTTATGTTCTAAAAATCTCTGCTAGAAAGAGATGAAACCCTTTAACAATTAGATTTTTCTTGGTTTGATTACTTGTTTTTCATGGAGTTTTTATCGATAAACATGTCCTTATCTCTGAATTACAATAGATTACTCTCACCTTGTATGTGATACATCCTTGGTAGTTAGGTTAATTTTCTATCAGACATTCAAGCCTATGTGAATTGTTTTAGTTCGATATGTGATTATCTATGCCCTAAAAAGATAGGTAATGCTAAGGATTGACATATTAGCTGAGCTTAAGTCATACATGTGAACAAGTGATTattatcacatcttcaaggtatCTTGAGGCTAGCATCTCTATAGCTCCTTGATTAGATGAGAACTTGTatatcaaattaaggatttcgATGCGCTTAtggggtggattcaaagccttagtttATTGTCAAATTAAGGATCTCGTTGCTTTAGTATAATCATCAATCTCTAGTCTTTCGACTGCCCATTTCATCTAAATTAGTTTTAGTAGAACTTAGAGGTTTAGTTTCACCAATACGATTCCCTataggatcgacccgtatttgccttTATCTATGTTCTAGACATTGTGCGCTTGTGTTTCATAATCGTAGGTTTCTAAGAGTACCAAGATGCAAAAGAAGAAATGTATATTACAAGCTAAACCTGTGAAACCATATCGAAGATCTTTTTCAAATTCATTTGCTATCCACAGACCTTTTACAACTTCTACTTCACTATTTCccccaaaacccattcaaacttCCACCATTTCCACTCAATTTACTCCCAAGTCTGGAAACACCACTCCAAAATCCATCCCACCAATTCCACCCATCAAGATACTAACACAAGAACAAATGAGGATAAGGAGAGAGAAGTGACTATGTTAGAACTGTGACACAGTTTATACCCCAAGGCATGTTTGTAAAAGGCAGCAATTGTTTATGGTGCAAGTTGAGCAACCTGAGTCATCTGAAGAGGTAA encodes:
- the LOC113353176 gene encoding uncharacterized protein LOC113353176, which codes for MQEIKGNLQTCQEQSCNKFKLLSSQLVELIQASRSTQHHHGIQEFWYTWVYTIGSHNHLGQTFTGETSYTYQKRTPKLDFSRFDGENLRGRVQKSERYFQIHNTDENQKASTNNMAGIVENGMAHLEA